One part of the Patescibacteria group bacterium genome encodes these proteins:
- the trxA gene encoding thioredoxin gives MSNALELNVGNFKEEVLSSPVPVLVDFWAPWCMPCQMMAPILDELVVDMGGRVKIAKVNTEESENASLAQEYQIQSIPNMKLFRDGKIIGEFIGLRDKNTLKGEIENLIK, from the coding sequence ATGTCAAACGCTTTAGAATTAAACGTCGGTAACTTTAAAGAAGAAGTTTTATCAAGCCCAGTGCCGGTTTTAGTAGATTTTTGGGCACCTTGGTGTATGCCTTGCCAGATGATGGCCCCAATCCTAGATGAATTGGTTGTAGATATGGGGGGGCGAGTCAAGATAGCTAAGGTTAATACCGAAGAGAGCGAGAACGCTTCTTTAGCCCAGGAATACCAGATCCAGAGTATTCCTAATATGAAGCTTTTTCGGGATGGGAAAATTATCGGTGAATTCATCGGTTTAAGAGACAAGAATACCCTAAAAGGAGAAATTGAAAATTTAATAAAATAG
- a CDS encoding phosphomannomutase/phosphoglucomutase: MFKPEIFKAYDIRGVYGQDFDNDLAYRLGQAYVALRRKDPDYLKSSDRMQVVVGRDMRLSSEDIKSSLIEGLLDAGADVIDINLVSTPTFYFAVANYNYDGGLMISASHNPKEWNGFKIVRSKARPVSGDSGLQDLLKLVEANDFPKIKDRGELRILDNVLEEQIRHDLKYAQAEQIKALKVVVDTANGMGSLYIERLFNLIPPKLIPLNFELDGSFPIHEADPLKEENNQQIKATIIKEKADLGIAIDGDGDRVFFFDNQGQTINQAIIRGLLAKLFLKDKPKSKIGYDIRPGKITEDLILENGGEAVVTKVGHALIKEQMLKDNIYFAGESSGHFYLNLEIGCFEMPVIIILKMLQEISSQSVSAADYIKPFNKYYLSGEINSEVKDKVASLEKLAKKYADGKINKLDGLSVSYPDFWFNVRGSNTENKLRLNLEATRPEIMKAKTEEVLKLIRE, translated from the coding sequence ATGTTTAAACCAGAAATCTTCAAGGCTTATGATATAAGAGGTGTCTACGGGCAAGACTTTGATAATGATTTGGCCTATCGCTTGGGACAAGCTTATGTTGCCCTTAGACGAAAGGATCCTGATTATTTAAAGTCGAGCGACAGGATGCAAGTGGTGGTTGGCAGAGACATGAGGCTGTCCTCCGAAGATATAAAGAGCTCCTTAATAGAAGGGCTACTTGACGCAGGAGCAGATGTTATCGATATTAATCTAGTATCTACGCCGACCTTCTATTTTGCCGTAGCTAACTATAATTATGATGGCGGCTTAATGATTTCGGCCTCCCACAACCCCAAAGAGTGGAACGGTTTCAAAATAGTTAGATCTAAAGCTCGACCAGTAAGTGGCGACAGCGGCTTACAGGATTTATTAAAGTTAGTTGAAGCGAATGATTTTCCTAAAATTAAGGACCGCGGTGAACTACGGATTTTGGATAACGTCTTAGAAGAACAAATCAGACACGACCTCAAATATGCCCAAGCCGAGCAAATCAAAGCACTAAAAGTGGTAGTGGACACAGCTAATGGCATGGGATCTTTATACATCGAGAGACTTTTCAACTTAATCCCGCCAAAATTAATCCCTCTCAACTTTGAACTGGACGGATCCTTCCCGATCCACGAAGCTGACCCCCTAAAAGAAGAGAACAATCAACAAATAAAAGCAACTATCATCAAGGAAAAAGCTGATCTGGGCATCGCCATCGATGGTGATGGTGACCGGGTTTTCTTTTTCGACAACCAAGGCCAAACTATCAATCAGGCGATCATTCGTGGACTGTTAGCTAAGCTGTTCCTTAAAGACAAACCAAAATCAAAAATCGGCTACGATATCAGACCGGGTAAAATAACTGAGGATTTGATTTTAGAAAATGGCGGGGAAGCGGTGGTAACTAAAGTCGGACACGCTTTAATAAAAGAACAGATGCTGAAAGATAATATTTACTTTGCTGGTGAATCATCTGGACACTTTTATCTTAATCTGGAAATCGGCTGCTTTGAGATGCCGGTAATCATTATTTTAAAGATGCTACAAGAAATTTCCAGTCAGTCAGTCAGCGCCGCTGATTATATTAAACCTTTTAATAAATATTACTTATCCGGGGAAATAAATAGCGAGGTAAAGGACAAAGTGGCGAGCCTGGAAAAATTGGCCAAGAAGTATGCGGACGGGAAGATAAATAAATTAGACGGCCTCTCAGTTAGTTATCCTGATTTTTGGTTTAATGTCAGAGGATCTAATACGGAAAATAAATTACGTCTAAACCTAGAGGCCACCAGGCCGGAAATCATGAAAGCAAAAACCGAAGAGGTATTAAAACTTATCCGAGAATAA
- a CDS encoding ATP-dependent DNA helicase RecQ, which produces MTAIELKKQQLRELLKIHFGYESFRPGQEQAIDNILHGRHTVVVLPTGGGKSLIYQLPALVLDGITLVVSPLIALMKDQVDSLERVGIPATYINSSLSLAESGQRLEKIKKGLFKLVYVAPERFYNQDFINDLKQLKVSLFAIDEAHCISQWGHDFRPSYLKLKEAIRFFGQPTVVALTATATPEVRDDIVKQLNLMNPDLVIKGFARPNLQFGVIQSNDSQKIDFIVDVIKNMEHGSGIVYVGTRNKADELVEILLANDIKAVVYHAGMDSDSRDWVQDSFLRGQAQVVVATNAFGLGINKKDIRFVIHHDLPGTIEAYYQEAGRAGRDNQPSFCLLFYSPKDRYLREFFIKGDNPSPEIISEIYEFLIGAESDHDGSILITYSDIIKNLSDNVPEMSVGTALKVLERHGYITRPNEKTANAYIKVQGQETDLRAAVGRRAKVQAEIIEKLLESQTDKLFSGWEINLEELAAILKVKKESLVRTLKKLQERQLLEYRPPFKGTEIKILKRVDPFDLDLNHRALREKAARAYEKLDEMESYVYNLGCRQTYILNYFGDHSSSDCGQCDRCLKTDKLKSSGQEDFRNKEYLS; this is translated from the coding sequence ATGACAGCCATCGAGCTTAAAAAACAACAGTTGAGAGAGCTACTAAAGATTCATTTTGGTTATGAATCTTTTCGTCCTGGACAAGAACAGGCGATTGATAATATCCTACACGGCCGCCATACGGTCGTGGTTTTGCCTACCGGCGGAGGAAAGTCCTTGATATATCAATTGCCCGCCCTGGTTTTAGATGGTATCACTTTAGTCGTTTCGCCCCTGATCGCTTTAATGAAGGATCAGGTTGACTCCCTCGAAAGGGTGGGTATCCCGGCTACATATATAAATTCTTCTTTGAGTTTAGCCGAATCCGGCCAGCGTTTAGAAAAAATAAAAAAAGGCCTGTTTAAGTTGGTTTATGTGGCCCCAGAAAGATTCTATAACCAAGATTTCATTAACGACCTTAAGCAGCTTAAGGTTTCGTTGTTTGCTATCGATGAAGCTCATTGTATTAGCCAATGGGGGCACGATTTTCGTCCCAGCTATCTTAAACTGAAGGAAGCGATTCGCTTCTTCGGCCAGCCAACCGTGGTAGCGCTGACGGCAACAGCAACGCCTGAAGTGAGAGACGACATCGTGAAACAGTTGAATTTAATGAACCCGGACTTAGTTATCAAAGGTTTTGCTCGTCCTAATTTACAGTTTGGCGTCATCCAAAGCAATGATAGCCAAAAGATAGATTTTATCGTCGATGTCATTAAGAATATGGAGCATGGCTCAGGTATAGTTTATGTTGGCACCAGGAATAAGGCGGATGAATTAGTGGAAATCCTTTTAGCTAATGACATCAAGGCCGTCGTCTATCACGCCGGCATGGATAGCGATAGTCGGGATTGGGTCCAGGACAGCTTCTTAAGGGGGCAAGCCCAGGTCGTAGTCGCTACTAACGCCTTTGGCTTAGGAATCAACAAGAAGGACATTCGATTTGTCATCCATCATGATTTGCCTGGCACAATCGAAGCCTATTACCAAGAAGCCGGCCGAGCCGGTCGGGACAATCAGCCTAGTTTTTGCCTTTTATTCTATTCTCCTAAAGACAGGTATTTAAGAGAGTTCTTCATTAAAGGTGATAATCCTTCGCCCGAAATCATCAGTGAAATTTATGAGTTTTTAATTGGCGCTGAAAGCGATCATGATGGTTCCATTCTTATTACTTATAGCGATATCATTAAAAATCTATCAGACAATGTGCCAGAGATGTCAGTAGGTACGGCCCTAAAAGTCTTAGAGAGGCATGGCTATATCACCCGTCCGAATGAAAAGACGGCCAATGCCTATATAAAAGTTCAAGGTCAGGAGACTGATCTGCGGGCAGCCGTCGGTCGGAGGGCTAAAGTTCAAGCTGAGATCATCGAGAAGCTTTTAGAAAGCCAGACCGATAAGCTTTTTAGCGGTTGGGAAATAAACCTTGAAGAGTTGGCCGCTATTTTGAAAGTTAAAAAAGAGTCTTTAGTTAGGACGCTTAAGAAGCTGCAAGAAAGGCAACTATTGGAATATCGTCCACCCTTCAAAGGCACGGAAATTAAAATCCTTAAAAGAGTTGACCCCTTTGACCTCGATTTAAACCATAGGGCGCTCCGGGAGAAAGCCGCTCGGGCCTATGAGAAGCTAGATGAGATGGAATCTTACGTCTATAATCTAGGTTGCCGTCAGACCTATATCCTTAATTATTTTGGCGATCATAGTTCTAGCGATTGCGGGCAGTGTGACCGTTGTCTTAAAACGGATAAGCTGAAATCTTCTGGGCAGGAGGATTTTCGAAATAAAGAGTATTTAAGCTAA
- the glyA gene encoding serine hydroxymethyltransferase, whose protein sequence is MNYKDLSQQDQDVWKIIERETRRQQEEIELIASENYVSKAVLEAMATVLTNKYSEGYPGKRYYGGNQVIDEIESLAVSRCQKLFKAEHVNVQPLSGSPANAAVYMAFLEPGDKVLGLKLDHGGHLSHGHSVNFSGRLYNFVQYGVKAETGMIDMEEVREIALKEKPKMIVAGFSAYSREIDWLGFKKIADEIGAYTFADIAHIAGLVAAEVLDNPVPIFDVVSSTTHKTLRGPRGAIIMCKEQFAKQIDRAVFPGMQGGPHDHITAAKAVAFGEALQPEFRDYAEQVVKNAQAMAAEFIARGYRVVSGGTDNHLMVLDLSSRGLVGKLAEQTLEKIGISVSRSTIPNDPNPPMNPSGLRLGTPAVTTRGMKEAEMAAIVDLIDQALNNIDNEIKLNELKDRVRDLCAKFKLNY, encoded by the coding sequence ATGAATTACAAGGATTTATCACAACAGGATCAGGATGTCTGGAAAATAATCGAGCGGGAAACCAGGCGCCAACAAGAAGAGATCGAACTAATCGCCTCAGAAAATTATGTTTCTAAGGCGGTTTTAGAGGCAATGGCTACGGTCCTAACTAATAAGTATAGCGAGGGCTATCCAGGTAAGCGCTACTATGGCGGCAATCAAGTAATCGATGAAATTGAGTCTTTAGCAGTTTCTCGTTGTCAGAAGCTATTTAAAGCTGAGCACGTTAACGTTCAGCCATTATCTGGCTCCCCGGCCAATGCCGCTGTCTATATGGCCTTTTTAGAGCCGGGGGACAAGGTTTTGGGCTTAAAGCTCGATCATGGTGGTCACTTGTCACATGGCCATAGTGTTAATTTTTCCGGCCGGTTGTATAATTTTGTCCAGTATGGCGTCAAGGCAGAAACGGGCATGATCGACATGGAAGAAGTCAGGGAAATTGCTCTAAAAGAAAAACCTAAGATGATCGTGGCCGGATTCAGCGCTTATTCTAGGGAGATTGATTGGCTCGGGTTTAAAAAGATCGCTGATGAAATCGGCGCCTATACTTTTGCCGATATCGCTCATATCGCCGGCTTGGTTGCAGCCGAAGTTTTAGATAACCCCGTGCCGATTTTCGATGTCGTTTCAAGTACAACCCATAAGACTTTACGTGGTCCAAGGGGGGCGATTATTATGTGCAAGGAACAATTTGCCAAACAGATTGATCGGGCGGTGTTTCCAGGTATGCAGGGTGGCCCGCATGACCATATTACCGCCGCTAAGGCGGTGGCCTTTGGCGAGGCCCTACAGCCAGAGTTTAGAGATTACGCTGAACAAGTGGTTAAAAATGCCCAAGCAATGGCGGCCGAATTTATAGCTAGAGGTTACAGGGTGGTTTCTGGGGGGACAGATAATCACTTAATGGTACTTGATTTATCAAGTAGAGGTTTGGTCGGTAAATTAGCCGAACAGACGCTTGAAAAGATTGGCATTTCTGTTTCCCGCTCTACTATTCCCAATGATCCTAATCCTCCGATGAATCCCTCTGGTTTGCGTCTAGGCACCCCAGCGGTGACTACCCGTGGCATGAAAGAGGCAGAAATGGCAGCGATTGTTGATTTGATTGATCAAGCTCTAAATAATATCGATAATGAAATAAAGCTCAATGAGCTGAAAGATAGAGTCAGGGATTTATGTGCTAAATTCAAGTTAAACTATTAA
- a CDS encoding class I SAM-dependent methyltransferase, giving the protein MDRQTEQNLLKIVRNNYQTVAEEFNVTRKKEVWPEIKELAAEIKDGDKVLDVGCGNGRLLEALTGRNIEYLGIDQSQNLIELAKTNHPLADFRTGDLLDLGQIDSHGFDHVFCLAVFHHLPSDKLRIQALKQLKNKVGFEGRIIISVWNLWGHRKYRSLIWKFFFLKLLKKHRMKFGDVLFSWKNSQQQVVSQRYYHAFRTRQLKDLAKRADLKITKLYHDKYNYWLILEKKK; this is encoded by the coding sequence ATGGATAGGCAGACAGAGCAAAACTTATTAAAGATAGTCAGGAACAACTACCAAACGGTCGCTGAAGAGTTTAATGTTACTCGTAAAAAAGAGGTCTGGCCGGAGATAAAAGAATTAGCCGCTGAGATTAAGGATGGAGACAAGGTGTTGGATGTTGGTTGCGGTAATGGTCGCTTACTCGAGGCTTTAACTGGTCGGAATATTGAATATTTAGGCATTGATCAAAGCCAGAATTTAATTGAGCTAGCTAAAACGAACCACCCCTTAGCCGATTTTCGTACCGGCGATTTATTGGACTTGGGGCAGATAGACAGTCATGGTTTCGATCACGTTTTTTGTTTAGCGGTTTTTCATCATTTGCCTTCAGATAAGTTGAGGATACAGGCCCTAAAACAACTGAAAAATAAAGTCGGTTTTGAGGGTCGGATAATTATCAGTGTTTGGAATTTATGGGGGCACAGAAAATACCGTTCATTAATTTGGAAATTCTTTTTTTTAAAACTTCTTAAAAAACATCGGATGAAATTTGGCGACGTCTTATTCTCTTGGAAGAATAGCCAGCAGCAAGTGGTTAGTCAAAGGTATTATCATGCTTTTAGGACGCGCCAGCTAAAGGACTTGGCGAAAAGGGCTGATTTGAAAATCACCAAACTTTATCACGATAAATATAATTATTGGCTTATTTTAGAAAAGAAAAAATGA
- a CDS encoding DUF4342 domain-containing protein: MASKKQTGTKTNKNEGAKKTFRFKVNGHEALSKVKELIKAGNIRRIIIKNEKEEVLMEIPLTAAVIGTVFAPVLAAVGALAALVNKCTIEVEKK, encoded by the coding sequence ATGGCTAGTAAGAAACAAACCGGGACTAAGACTAATAAAAACGAAGGGGCCAAGAAGACGTTTCGCTTCAAGGTTAATGGTCATGAAGCTTTAAGCAAGGTTAAAGAATTGATTAAAGCCGGTAATATCCGTAGGATTATAATCAAAAATGAGAAAGAGGAAGTCTTAATGGAGATTCCTTTGACCGCAGCTGTCATTGGAACGGTCTTTGCTCCAGTTTTGGCGGCCGTCGGAGCCTTAGCCGCTTTGGTCAATAAATGCACTATTGAAGTGGAGAAAAAGTAA
- a CDS encoding Glu/Leu/Phe/Val dehydrogenase, with translation MSIFADNLKRLEKVASLEGIDASEMSVLLKPKEVNRAELEIGGQRYPAWRIVYNRALGPGKGGIRFHPEVSEDEVQSLAFWMALKNSLADIPYGGAKGGIKLDPKKMSPQELEQISRAYIDQMYPFLGQDKDIPAPDVYTNAQIMAWMLDEYEKKVGHHEPGMITGKPLELGGLALRSDATAQGGYLIIKEMIAALSEKTKGLKIVVQGFGNAGLFITEKLHNDGHKIIAVSDSRGGIYNQAGLDIRELAIWKNSGQAVGDYKDGEKIDNSQLLELDCDILVLAALENQITSGNAAKVKAKYLVELANGPISYEADEILFNNKQVVVPDILANSGGVIVSYFEWAQNRAGQILDEDYLRGLLDKKMKSGWEAVYTSFRKHEGQISLRLAAYIIAVKRILSAEKWRGNI, from the coding sequence ATGAGCATCTTCGCGGATAACCTTAAACGTTTGGAAAAAGTCGCATCGCTTGAAGGCATAGATGCCTCAGAGATGTCCGTCTTATTGAAACCAAAAGAGGTTAATCGGGCCGAATTAGAGATTGGCGGCCAGCGCTACCCCGCTTGGCGTATAGTCTATAATCGCGCTTTGGGACCGGGTAAGGGTGGAATCAGGTTTCACCCTGAGGTTTCTGAGGATGAAGTCCAGTCCCTAGCTTTTTGGATGGCCCTTAAAAACTCTTTAGCTGATATTCCTTATGGTGGCGCTAAAGGAGGGATCAAACTAGACCCAAAAAAGATGAGCCCCCAGGAGTTAGAGCAGATTAGCCGCGCTTATATTGACCAAATGTACCCTTTTTTAGGGCAAGACAAGGATATTCCCGCCCCAGATGTGTACACTAATGCGCAAATCATGGCCTGGATGCTAGATGAGTATGAAAAAAAAGTCGGGCATCATGAGCCGGGCATGATTACCGGAAAGCCTTTGGAATTAGGCGGCTTAGCTCTCAGGTCAGACGCAACCGCTCAAGGTGGGTATTTGATAATTAAAGAAATGATTGCCGCCTTGTCCGAAAAGACCAAGGGGCTTAAAATCGTGGTCCAGGGTTTTGGTAACGCCGGACTTTTCATTACAGAAAAATTGCATAATGATGGCCACAAGATTATCGCCGTTAGTGATAGTCGGGGAGGTATATATAACCAAGCTGGACTAGATATCCGCGAACTGGCGATTTGGAAAAACAGCGGCCAAGCCGTCGGCGACTATAAGGATGGAGAAAAAATAGATAATTCCCAGCTTCTAGAACTGGATTGCGATATCTTAGTCTTAGCCGCTCTAGAAAATCAGATAACTAGTGGTAATGCCGCCAAGGTTAAGGCCAAATATTTAGTAGAATTGGCTAACGGCCCGATAAGCTACGAGGCAGATGAGATTCTTTTTAACAACAAACAAGTAGTAGTCCCGGACATTCTAGCTAATTCCGGCGGTGTAATCGTTAGTTATTTTGAATGGGCGCAAAATCGCGCTGGCCAGATCTTAGATGAAGATTATCTTCGTGGTTTGTTGGATAAAAAAATGAAATCGGGCTGGGAGGCGGTTTATACTAGTTTCCGTAAACATGAAGGCCAGATCAGCTTACG
- a CDS encoding metal-sensing transcriptional repressor gives MKTTEQRINNIIGQLEGVKKSLSQKNKDCFKLIIQLKAIKSAASALIDKVIQDEFVACWPQSQAKKDKIQKIFTEIIKK, from the coding sequence ATGAAAACAACTGAACAAAGGATCAATAATATCATCGGCCAGCTGGAGGGCGTTAAGAAATCCCTAAGCCAGAAGAATAAGGATTGCTTCAAGCTGATTATCCAGCTGAAAGCGATAAAATCGGCAGCCTCAGCCTTGATCGATAAGGTTATTCAAGATGAATTCGTCGCTTGTTGGCCCCAATCTCAGGCTAAGAAGGATAAGATCCAAAAAATATTCACTGAAATAATTAAAAAATAA
- a CDS encoding bifunctional 5,10-methylenetetrahydrofolate dehydrogenase/5,10-methenyltetrahydrofolate cyclohydrolase encodes MEIIDGKKIAERIKDEIVAETCQIANSASNRRPNLAIILVGEREDSKLYVSLKEKEGVKIGIDTNLYKLDESTSEAEILNLIGFLNRDEMIDGILVQLPLPEKFDTDKIIKTINPLKDADGFHPQHPAYLISPVLGSILEILKEIKFSSQGKRACVLYNSEVFGSTLAASLKSLGLVIDLVSFKDLDLSDDKKQQSKRGETKKISVQADLLISALGLPGFVTKEMVKSGSVVIDIGITKLAGKVKGDVDFTDVKDVSAYITPVPGGIGPLTIALLFRNVLEIYKHRK; translated from the coding sequence ATGGAGATTATTGACGGTAAAAAGATTGCTGAAAGGATTAAAGATGAGATAGTGGCGGAGACTTGCCAAATAGCAAATTCGGCCTCGAATAGAAGGCCGAATTTAGCAATTATTTTGGTTGGCGAGCGGGAAGACTCCAAATTGTACGTTTCTTTAAAGGAAAAAGAAGGCGTTAAGATCGGGATTGATACAAATTTATATAAGTTAGATGAATCAACCAGTGAAGCGGAAATTTTAAATCTGATCGGCTTCCTTAATCGCGATGAGATGATCGATGGCATTTTAGTTCAGTTGCCTTTGCCAGAAAAATTTGATACCGACAAGATCATTAAGACAATTAATCCTCTAAAAGATGCTGATGGCTTCCATCCCCAGCATCCCGCTTATTTGATTTCTCCAGTGCTGGGATCAATTCTGGAGATTTTAAAAGAAATAAAATTTTCTAGCCAGGGGAAGCGGGCTTGTGTATTGTATAATTCTGAAGTTTTTGGCTCGACATTAGCTGCCAGCCTGAAGTCTTTAGGCTTGGTAATCGATTTAGTCTCCTTTAAGGATCTAGACCTTTCAGATGATAAAAAGCAACAATCTAAACGTGGAGAGACAAAAAAAATCAGTGTTCAGGCCGATCTTCTAATCAGCGCTTTAGGTTTGCCTGGCTTCGTAACCAAAGAAATGGTTAAATCGGGATCGGTAGTTATCGATATCGGAATTACCAAACTTGCCGGTAAAGTTAAGGGTGACGTCGACTTTACAGATGTTAAGGATGTAAGCGCTTATATTACTCCTGTTCCTGGCGGCATCGGCCCGCTGACGATCGCTTTATTATTCCGTAATGTATTAGAGATATATAAACACAGGAAATAG
- a CDS encoding tRNA uridine(34) 5-carboxymethylaminomethyl modification radical SAM/GNAT enzyme Elp3 yields MTKVNPEKLALTDILGQRIESLADLEKAKRLSAKKYHIPTVLNSTILREYRHLLSLGRRRDERLERLLRKRTIRTLSGIAPVAVLTKVYPCPGRCAYCPNEKDVPVSYLANEPAVMRAIRCQYDPYKQVTMRLYALENNGHEPTKIEIIVIGGTWSYLPERYKFWYILNCFRAANDYPNNKNNPKLKSLKAPFGQNLALSELKKRLLIEQKKNEKAVYKIIGLTLETRPDYINDKELKEMRILGCTRVEMGVQAIDDRILRLNQRGHGVAEIIAATKLLKSYGFKITYHIMPALPGSTPAKDLKMFKELFSSESYQPDQIKFYPTIVTAGTLLYRWYRQGKYKPYTDKQLQGLIVRCKESVPEYVRIIRLIRDIPGESIIAGNLITNLRQVMKDKGVKCNCIRCREAKDSKFSKTDFFIKVNSYKASGGQEYFISAVSRDGRILYGFCRLRLDASSRVAPALIRELHVYGELVSVGAKKKTQHSGLGKELMKNAEAIVKQNKIKKMAVISGVGVRDYYRKLGYKLKDSYLVKQIKSY; encoded by the coding sequence ATGACAAAAGTAAACCCGGAAAAATTAGCATTAACTGATATTCTTGGCCAGCGTATCGAATCTTTAGCAGATTTAGAAAAAGCCAAAAGATTATCGGCTAAAAAATATCATATTCCCACAGTCCTTAATTCTACGATTCTTAGAGAATATCGTCATCTTTTAAGCTTGGGGAGAAGACGAGACGAGCGATTAGAGCGTCTTTTAAGAAAAAGGACAATCAGAACCTTATCCGGTATCGCACCGGTAGCAGTTTTGACCAAAGTTTACCCTTGTCCAGGCCGCTGTGCCTATTGTCCCAATGAGAAGGACGTACCAGTTAGCTACTTGGCTAATGAGCCGGCGGTAATGAGAGCTATTCGCTGCCAATATGATCCATATAAACAAGTCACCATGCGTTTATATGCTTTAGAGAACAACGGTCATGAGCCGACAAAAATCGAGATTATTGTTATCGGTGGTACCTGGAGTTATTTGCCAGAGAGGTATAAATTTTGGTATATCCTTAATTGTTTCCGAGCCGCTAACGATTATCCAAATAACAAAAATAATCCTAAGCTAAAGTCTTTAAAGGCGCCTTTTGGACAAAATCTTGCTTTATCAGAATTAAAGAAGCGCTTATTAATTGAGCAGAAAAAAAATGAAAAGGCGGTTTATAAAATTATCGGCTTAACCCTAGAGACCAGGCCTGATTATATTAACGACAAGGAGTTGAAAGAAATGCGTATCTTGGGGTGCACGCGAGTGGAAATGGGGGTGCAAGCTATTGATGATAGGATTTTACGCCTCAATCAAAGAGGGCACGGGGTAGCCGAGATAATCGCGGCGACCAAATTACTAAAGAGCTACGGCTTTAAGATTACCTATCATATTATGCCCGCCCTGCCCGGGTCTACTCCCGCCAAAGACCTAAAGATGTTTAAGGAGTTGTTCAGCTCGGAAAGCTATCAGCCCGACCAGATTAAATTTTATCCGACCATAGTAACCGCTGGGACCCTGCTCTATAGATGGTACCGGCAGGGTAAATATAAACCTTATACCGATAAGCAATTACAGGGATTGATTGTCAGGTGCAAGGAATCTGTCCCGGAGTATGTGCGAATTATCCGCTTGATTCGGGACATCCCAGGGGAATCTATTATTGCCGGCAACCTGATTACTAATTTGCGACAAGTAATGAAAGATAAAGGAGTAAAATGTAATTGTATCAGATGTCGCGAGGCTAAAGATTCGAAATTTTCAAAAACCGATTTTTTTATAAAAGTAAATAGTTATAAAGCTTCTGGTGGTCAAGAATATTTCATTTCAGCGGTTTCGCGAGATGGTCGGATTCTCTATGGTTTTTGCCGTTTGAGATTAGATGCCAGCAGTCGAGTGGCCCCCGCCTTGATTAGGGAATTACATGTTTATGGAGAATTGGTTTCGGTTGGCGCCAAGAAGAAAACCCAGCACAGCGGTCTAGGCAAGGAATTAATGAAGAACGCCGAAGCTATAGTTAAACAGAATAAGATTAAGAAGATGGCGGTTATTTCCGGAGTCGGAGTCAGGGATTATTATAGAAAACTGGGCTATAAGCTGAAAGATAGTTACCTAGTGAAACAGATAAAGTCTTATTAA
- the truB gene encoding tRNA pseudouridine(55) synthase TruB — MMEIKTGFILIDKPLGLSSHGVVNYLRRVSGLKRIGHAGTLDPLASGLMILAVGREYTKQLGKLIKLDKEYQADIYLGATSPSYDREQEVIPSYNGQRLKKTQIKQAVLNYSGPIEQRPPIFSAKKIQGQRAYRLARRAEAFTPKTQTINIYEIKITSYRWPHLKIRVKCSSGTYIRSLAHDLGQTLGTGAYLYDLKRTKINGFSLKKAIKLKKIQAKNLNKYLKNSL, encoded by the coding sequence ATGATGGAAATTAAAACCGGTTTTATCCTGATTGATAAGCCGCTTGGACTTAGCTCTCATGGGGTGGTCAACTACTTAAGGCGAGTTAGCGGCTTGAAACGCATCGGACACGCTGGGACGCTAGATCCACTAGCTTCAGGGCTCATGATTTTAGCCGTGGGGAGGGAATATACAAAACAACTAGGAAAATTGATTAAGCTGGATAAAGAATATCAAGCTGATATATATTTAGGGGCAACTAGTCCGAGTTATGACCGCGAGCAGGAGGTCATACCCAGCTATAATGGTCAGCGCTTGAAAAAAACTCAAATCAAACAAGCCGTCTTAAACTATTCTGGCCCGATTGAGCAAAGACCGCCTATCTTCAGTGCTAAAAAAATACAAGGACAAAGAGCTTATCGCTTAGCCAGGCGCGCGGAAGCATTTACGCCAAAAACACAAACTATTAATATATATGAAATAAAAATCACCAGTTACCGCTGGCCTCACTTAAAAATTAGAGTCAAGTGTTCTTCCGGCACCTATATCCGCTCATTAGCTCACGACCTAGGTCAAACCCTAGGCACCGGCGCTTATCTCTATGATTTAAAAAGAACGAAAATCAACGGCTTCAGCCTAAAAAAAGCGATTAAACTCAAAAAAATCCAAGCTAAAAATTTAAATAAATATCTAAAAAATTCTTTATAA